In Rhodothermales bacterium, the genomic window CATGGGGACGGTCGGCATGATGTACGCGTCGTAGCCGGCCAGCTCGCGTTCGGCGCGTTCGATGAACCGCCGGCGCCAGGCCAGGATGTCCATGTACTCCGCGGCCTTGAACCCCACGCCGGCCGCCATGCGCATGTGGACGCGCGGGTCGTAGTCCGCCTGTCGGGCGTGGTACCAGCGGCGGTGGACGGCGTAGGCCTCGACGGGGGCGAGCGGCCCGTACGTTCGCCCTTCCGCCAGCATATCCAGCGCCTCGAACCGGCGCTCGACGATCTCGGCGCCGGCGTCGCGCATCCGGGCGAGGGTCCGCAGGAAGGCGCTGGCGACGGGGGCATCCAGGTCGTCCAACACCTCGTTGGTGGGGAGCAAAAAGCGCCGGCCGCGGAGCGGAAGCGGGTCGAGGGAGCGAACCGGCGCGCCGCTCATCACCTGGTCCAGCACCACGCAACACGCCACCGTGCGCCCGATGGGGCCGACAGAGTCCAGGCTGGGCGCCAGGGGGAAAACGCCTTCGGTGGAGATCCGCCGGGCGGTCGGTTTAAACCCGACGAGCCCGCAGAACGCCGGCGGGATGCGTGTCGAGCCCCCCGTATCCGTCCCGATCGCCGCCGCGGCCATCCCATCGGCCACAGACACCGCGCCGCCGGAGGTCGACCCCCCGGGGATGCGGCGGACGTTCGCGCGGTCGTACGGAGCGGCCGGCGTGCCGTAGTGCGGGTTGATCCCGAGGCCCGAAAAGGCAAACTCCGTCATGTTCGTCCGGCCGATAAAGATGGCGCCGGCGGCCCGGAGGCGGTTGATGGCGGGGGCGTCGCGATCGGCCGGCGGCTGATCGGCCAGGAGGACAGATCCGGCACGAGTTGTTTCGCCGGCGACATCGAACAGGTCTTTGATGGAGATAGGCAGTCCGAGGAGAGGGAGCCCATCGCGGCCGGCCGCGATCCGGGCGTCAGCGTCCTCGGCGGCTGCAAACGCCGCGACATCATTCACCTGCACAAACGCGCGTGAGCCCTCGCCGGCGGGGTCCAGGATGCGTTCCAGCGCCGAGGCGACGAGCTGGCGGCTGCTCAGACGGCCCGCGCGGAGCGCGCCGGCGAGGTCGGGTAACGAAAGGTCCGTGGTCACGTGCGCTTTTGCAGACAGGTGTGTAGGGGATTCTGACGTCATAAAGTGGATTCAAAACCCCGATAGTATCGGGCTTAAGCATGTGCGATATTAAGAACGAACGAACGGAAAAAGCACATCTTTCCGAAGCACATCTTGAAAAGGACGGGAGACTATAGTGGGTATGGCTCCCGTCCTGCACTTCTCTCTGGAAGATACGGCAGGGGCTCGCTTCGCTCGCGGTTAGGCGCTTTTGGATCAGGAGGCTCGCTGCGCTCGCGGTGATGAAGGCTTCCCATCAAGCCTCTCCCTTCGTCACTCGGCCCTCTTCCTGCACCCGTCCCTTATCCCCTGGAACCAGCGCTGGCTTCGGACGTGGTATGCCCACGGTCGCCGGCTCGGTGCGCGGATGCAACACCCCTTAAACCTCGAGCCTGCCACCTTAAACCATCTTTCGCCTCTGTAGCTCAGTTGGTAGAGCAGCTGACTCTTAATCAGCGGGTCCAAGGTTCGAGCCCTTGCGGAGGCACCGAAGTTTACTGCCAGCATTCCCCGCAAGTCGTTGTTTATCAATGGCTTGCGGGGTTTCTAGTTTGGGGTGGTTTCGTTCATTGTTAGCCCGATTGTGAGCGTTTGTTTTCACTTTCGCCCGCTACGGTGTTTTCATCCTGTGCGAACATCGCCGCCTCGATGGCTTCCGCCTGGGCGGAGCTGAGGACGGCCGCACGCTGCTGATATCGCCGCGTCATGGCTTCGCTCGCATGGCCCAGGGTTTTCTGGATGATCGTCTGGGGGACGCCGGCTTCCTCCGCGTAGATGGCGGTTTGTGAACGCATGTCCTTGAAGCGCACGCCACGCAGGCCCGCCAGACGCCGCACGGCCTTCCACTGGTAGTCCAGCTGCTGATACTTCATCTCGAAGACGGTGTCGTCCGGGTCCTTGCCCTTGCAGCACACCAGGAGCTCACGGCACAGGCTATCGGTGAGCGGCACGCTCCGGCTCCGGCTTTTCGTCTTGGTGTCGTTCAGGAATACCTCCCCGGTGTAGAGCCCCGATGTCCCGTCGAGGAAAATGGTCAGGTCTCGCACCCGCAGGCCTCGGAGCTTCTGCCCCATGTTCTCCCCCGCCAGGAGGACGCCACGGTCGGCAGAGGTGAGGAGGGCAATGCGGAGGACCGTTCCGAGTTCGCCGTAGCCCAGCTCTAAGCAGGCCGCGAAGAGGCGGCGCAGCTCCGCCGGCGTCAGGTGAACTTCCCGAGTGTCGTTCTCGCCATGGAAGACGACGTCTGCAAATATCCGGTCTCGCTC contains:
- a CDS encoding amidase, translated to MTTDLSLPDLAGALRAGRLSSRQLVASALERILDPAGEGSRAFVQVNDVAAFAAAEDADARIAAGRDGLPLLGLPISIKDLFDVAGETTRAGSVLLADQPPADRDAPAINRLRAAGAIFIGRTNMTEFAFSGLGINPHYGTPAAPYDRANVRRIPGGSTSGGAVSVADGMAAAAIGTDTGGSTRIPPAFCGLVGFKPTARRISTEGVFPLAPSLDSVGPIGRTVACCVVLDQVMSGAPVRSLDPLPLRGRRFLLPTNEVLDDLDAPVASAFLRTLARMRDAGAEIVERRFEALDMLAEGRTYGPLAPVEAYAVHRRWYHARQADYDPRVHMRMAAGVGFKAAEYMDILAWRRRFIERAERELAGYDAYIMPTVPMIPPPIADIIEGDDAHYLAVNTRALRNTSIVNALDGCALTIPCHRAGEAPAGFTVAGSALQDERVLQLGLSVEAVLAA
- a CDS encoding site-specific integrase, whose protein sequence is MPYKRSGSPYYQVRRRRLVGYGDTGVLSSKVASKKLARDMERVLDELAQKALEDSSWYGLLDAVCRAKAVPLPDLLKARNVGTLEGLKRSLTDPTLAEAIAAYQRAAPQNRSAIIGLRMLMQYAPAGMRLGDLTSKAITRLCVDAEEAGRKRNTVRRSMLRGISLLLRFHLGNAERDRIFADVVFHGENDTREVHLTPAELRRLFAACLELGYGELGTVLRIALLTSADRGVLLAGENMGQKLRGLRVRDLTIFLDGTSGLYTGEVFLNDTKTKSRSRSVPLTDSLCRELLVCCKGKDPDDTVFEMKYQQLDYQWKAVRRLAGLRGVRFKDMRSQTAIYAEEAGVPQTIIQKTLGHASEAMTRRYQQRAAVLSSAQAEAIEAAMFAQDENTVAGESENKRSQSG